In the Muricauda sp. MAR_2010_75 genome, one interval contains:
- a CDS encoding serine hydrolase translates to MRNILLTILVFAFCLSSQGQQTLPLTLANEKIKPLTKLVDTSLQANLEEEILSNQIWSDLISQKKMAIGIVDLSNPEKVKFARINGNHMMYAASLPKIAILLSAMDAIEKGELIETSEVKKDMRLMISKSDNAASTRMIDRIGYAKIESVMTDPKYAFYDEGNGGGLWVGKRYGGGGDTNREPLKQLSHAASVTQVCRFYYLLANGKLVNEKRSKQMLNIMENPELHHKFVNTLEKIAPTARLFRKSGSWKTYHSDSILVWGRDSNRRYILVALIDDPDGEQIIRNLVKPVEKVLKKTEI, encoded by the coding sequence ATGAGGAATATCCTACTTACCATTCTCGTTTTCGCCTTTTGCTTGTCCAGTCAAGGGCAACAAACCCTGCCATTGACCCTTGCAAACGAAAAAATTAAGCCACTGACAAAATTGGTGGATACTTCCCTCCAAGCCAATCTTGAGGAAGAGATTCTTAGCAATCAAATCTGGTCTGATTTAATTTCCCAAAAGAAAATGGCCATTGGCATTGTGGATTTGAGCAATCCTGAAAAAGTCAAGTTTGCGCGAATCAATGGCAACCATATGATGTACGCTGCCAGTCTCCCAAAAATTGCCATTCTACTTTCTGCGATGGATGCCATTGAAAAGGGCGAACTTATAGAAACTTCTGAAGTAAAAAAAGATATGCGGCTGATGATCAGTAAATCGGACAATGCCGCTTCAACCCGTATGATTGACCGAATTGGCTACGCCAAAATTGAATCGGTGATGACAGACCCCAAATATGCTTTTTATGATGAGGGCAATGGTGGGGGCTTATGGGTAGGAAAACGTTATGGTGGTGGAGGCGATACCAATAGGGAACCGTTGAAACAGCTCAGTCATGCTGCTTCGGTTACCCAGGTGTGCCGCTTTTATTACTTGCTCGCCAATGGAAAGCTTGTCAATGAAAAAAGATCCAAGCAGATGTTGAACATCATGGAAAATCCGGAGCTTCATCACAAATTTGTGAATACACTGGAAAAAATAGCACCAACCGCACGCCTTTTTCGGAAATCTGGGTCTTGGAAAACCTACCACTCCGACTCCATTTTGGTTTGGGGAAGAGATTCAAATCGTAGATACATTTTAGTGGCCCTTATTGATGATCCCGATGGGGAGCAAATCATCCGAAATCTGGTAAAACCAGTGGAAAAAGTTTTGAAAAAAACCGAAATTTAG
- a CDS encoding nuclear transport factor 2 family protein encodes MKNRVLLVLGLFWALGAMAQDTEKEKISMVLDGWHLAAANADFEAYFGKMTNDAVFIGTDATENWQNNEFKAFSKPYFDGGKTWSFTSVQRNIYINKTKDFAWFDELLDTQMKICRGSGVLKKENGQWKIAHYVLSIAVPNENVGELIQIKEKSDDELLLALKKKQ; translated from the coding sequence ATGAAGAATAGGGTTTTACTTGTTTTAGGACTTTTTTGGGCTCTTGGGGCGATGGCTCAAGATACTGAAAAGGAAAAAATAAGCATGGTTTTGGATGGCTGGCATTTGGCCGCGGCCAATGCTGATTTTGAGGCCTACTTTGGGAAGATGACCAATGATGCCGTTTTTATTGGAACCGATGCGACGGAGAATTGGCAGAACAACGAATTCAAGGCATTTTCCAAGCCTTATTTTGATGGGGGCAAAACTTGGAGTTTTACTTCGGTACAACGGAATATCTACATCAACAAAACCAAAGATTTTGCATGGTTTGATGAATTGCTGGATACCCAGATGAAGATTTGCAGGGGGTCAGGAGTACTCAAAAAAGAAAATGGGCAATGGAAAATTGCCCATTATGTACTTTCAATTGCAGTGCCCAATGAAAATGTGGGCGAACTTATTCAAATCAAGGAAAAGAGCGATGATGAATTGCTCCTTGCGTTGAAAAAGAAACAGTGA
- the moaC gene encoding cyclic pyranopterin monophosphate synthase MoaC gives MVDITQKQSTHRTAVAQAVVKVSDMATIEAVKNGAVPKGDVLSMSKAAGFLGVKKTSDLLPDCHPLPVEYCGIEYEMQGLEIKILITVKTFYKTGVEVEAMHGASVVALTMYDMLKPIDKGVEIHHIKLLKKTGGKSDIGMQ, from the coding sequence ATGGTAGATATTACACAAAAGCAATCCACCCATAGAACAGCAGTAGCCCAAGCGGTGGTCAAGGTCAGTGATATGGCCACCATCGAAGCCGTTAAAAATGGAGCCGTACCCAAAGGTGATGTGCTTTCCATGAGCAAGGCAGCTGGTTTTTTAGGAGTAAAGAAGACCTCGGATTTGTTGCCCGATTGTCATCCACTGCCTGTGGAATATTGCGGCATTGAATACGAAATGCAGGGCCTGGAAATCAAAATCCTGATTACCGTTAAGACGTTTTACAAGACCGGGGTGGAAGTCGAGGCTATGCATGGGGCCAGTGTGGTTGCCCTAACTATGTATGATATGCTCAAGCCCATTGACAAGGGTGTGGAGATACACCACATAAAGTTGCTCAAAAAAACTGGGGGCAAATCTGATATTGGAATGCAATAA
- a CDS encoding NAD-dependent epimerase/dehydratase family protein, producing MQKPILIIGACGQIGTELTIELRNKYGSEKVVASDIREGSDALMASGPFELLDATNYAAIEDVVMHYEIDEVYLMAAMLSATAEKFPMRAWNLNMNSLFNVLNLAKESKITKIFWPSSIAVFGPNTPKENTAQSTIMEPSTVYGISKQSGERWCEYYFKKFGVDVRSVRYPGLISWKTMPGGGTTDYAVEIYHEALKKGAYQSFLDKDTKLPMMYMDDAIRATIQLMESPAEQLTVRSSYNLGSMSFTPDDVAKSIKKHIPGFKISYAPDFRQKIADSWPSSIDDTQAKNDWGWKPEFDLDQTTSEMLSNLKKEG from the coding sequence ATGCAAAAACCCATTCTCATTATTGGCGCATGTGGCCAAATTGGAACTGAACTTACCATTGAACTACGGAACAAGTACGGCTCTGAAAAAGTGGTTGCCAGTGACATTAGAGAGGGAAGCGATGCTTTGATGGCCTCTGGCCCGTTTGAGTTGTTGGATGCCACCAATTATGCCGCCATAGAGGATGTGGTCATGCATTATGAGATTGATGAAGTGTATTTAATGGCCGCCATGCTCAGTGCCACTGCGGAAAAATTCCCCATGCGCGCCTGGAACCTGAACATGAATTCCTTGTTCAATGTATTGAATTTGGCCAAGGAAAGTAAAATCACCAAAATATTTTGGCCCTCCAGCATTGCTGTTTTTGGGCCGAACACACCCAAAGAAAACACCGCTCAAAGTACCATCATGGAACCCAGTACGGTTTATGGGATAAGCAAACAATCCGGGGAACGTTGGTGCGAATATTATTTTAAAAAATTTGGGGTGGATGTGCGAAGCGTGCGTTATCCCGGTTTGATCAGTTGGAAGACCATGCCCGGTGGCGGCACCACGGATTATGCCGTTGAGATTTATCACGAAGCGCTAAAAAAAGGAGCATATCAATCTTTTTTGGATAAAGACACCAAATTGCCCATGATGTATATGGACGATGCTATTCGCGCTACCATTCAACTTATGGAAAGTCCTGCCGAACAACTTACAGTTCGCTCTTCCTACAATTTGGGAAGTATGAGCTTCACTCCGGATGATGTAGCCAAAAGCATCAAAAAACATATTCCTGGTTTTAAAATCAGCTATGCCCCTGATTTTAGACAGAAAATAGCGGATTCTTGGCCTAGCAGCATTGACGATACACAAGCCAAAAACGATTGGGGCTGGAAACCTGAGTTTGATCTAGATCAAACCACATCGGAAATGCTTAGTAATTTGAAAAAAGAGGGGTAG
- a CDS encoding SDR family oxidoreductase, with amino-acid sequence MSEKIGVLGCGWLGMPLAKRIVQDSYEVFGTTTSEDKLKQLQKEGIRPFQITLTPTAIQGAIQDFLSHIDVLIINVPPRLRGKNTESFVDKMVLLHSEIKKNGLTKVIFVSSTSVYGDLEGEINELTPPKPTTESGKQLIESEQLFWNDSELSCTIIRFGGLIGPDRHPVTMLSKKTHLTNGNDPVNLIHLEDCIHMILTILENQYWGEIFNGVNPFHPNKSDYYLSEATKRGLPTPNYATDLSKSKAKVIISQNFLDKGYAFTTSIIS; translated from the coding sequence TTGAGTGAAAAAATTGGTGTATTGGGTTGTGGGTGGCTGGGGATGCCCTTGGCAAAACGAATTGTTCAGGATTCATACGAGGTCTTCGGAACCACCACCTCTGAAGACAAGCTGAAACAACTCCAAAAAGAAGGAATACGGCCTTTTCAAATAACATTGACACCCACTGCCATCCAAGGCGCTATTCAAGACTTTTTATCCCATATTGATGTATTGATCATCAACGTTCCACCTCGATTACGGGGTAAGAACACCGAAAGCTTTGTGGATAAAATGGTGTTGTTGCATTCCGAAATCAAAAAAAATGGGTTGACCAAGGTGATTTTTGTAAGCAGCACTTCAGTGTATGGTGATTTGGAAGGGGAAATCAACGAACTGACACCTCCAAAACCTACTACCGAATCTGGGAAACAGTTGATCGAGAGTGAACAACTTTTTTGGAATGACTCTGAACTCTCTTGCACCATCATCCGATTTGGCGGCCTCATTGGTCCTGATCGCCACCCTGTGACAATGTTGTCCAAAAAAACACATCTTACCAACGGCAACGACCCAGTCAATCTCATCCATCTGGAAGATTGTATCCACATGATTCTTACAATTTTGGAAAACCAATATTGGGGTGAAATCTTTAACGGTGTAAATCCGTTTCATCCCAACAAGAGCGATTATTACCTTTCCGAAGCAACAAAAAGGGGGCTTCCTACACCCAACTACGCCACCGATTTATCCAAAAGCAAGGCCAAAGTAATCATAAGTCAGAATTTTTTGGACAAAGGGTATGCATTCACCACCTCCATTATATCCTGA
- a CDS encoding molybdenum cofactor biosynthesis protein MoaE yields the protein METKIKNVFKEGAISPDFIANSIAKHQSKTQIGAHDIFLGQVRADEIEGKTVSAIEYTAYESMANLKCHELREDAFSRFNITCMHIYQSLGRVKAGEICLFVFVSSPHRRVAFEAIEFVVEEFKASVPIFGKELFEDDSYQWKVNT from the coding sequence ATGGAGACCAAAATCAAAAATGTATTTAAGGAAGGGGCCATTTCTCCAGATTTTATAGCCAATTCCATTGCAAAACACCAATCCAAGACGCAAATTGGTGCGCATGATATCTTTCTGGGCCAAGTACGGGCCGATGAAATAGAAGGAAAAACCGTTTCAGCCATCGAGTATACCGCCTATGAAAGCATGGCCAACCTAAAATGCCACGAACTCAGGGAAGATGCCTTTTCAAGGTTCAACATCACCTGTATGCATATCTATCAAAGCTTGGGAAGGGTAAAGGCAGGGGAAATTTGCCTTTTTGTGTTTGTTTCATCGCCTCACAGACGAGTGGCTTTTGAAGCCATTGAATTTGTGGTGGAAGAATTCAAAGCTTCGGTACCGATTTTTGGCAAGGAACTTTTTGAAGATGATTCCTATCAATGGAAAGTCAATACATAG
- a CDS encoding pentapeptide repeat-containing protein — protein MAESFWIDQEFVKQDYIQNKLPKGDYENCHFVDCTFGKGFLDNQNFVECSFEGCDFTNTNIAHTIFNNVTFVECKMVGLQFETSNPLLSTFHFKGCNLSVASFYGMDLPQTPFEDCKLHQVDFTQTKLKGCSFSGSDLKDATFDDTDLEQADFSSAVNFNIDPSVNHLKKSKFSKDGLIGLLKKYDIVVT, from the coding sequence ATGGCTGAGTCCTTTTGGATAGACCAAGAATTTGTAAAACAGGATTACATACAGAACAAATTGCCCAAGGGCGATTATGAGAACTGTCATTTTGTGGATTGTACGTTTGGCAAAGGATTTCTTGACAATCAAAATTTTGTGGAATGTTCTTTTGAAGGATGTGATTTCACCAACACCAACATTGCCCATACCATCTTTAACAATGTCACTTTTGTGGAATGTAAGATGGTTGGGCTACAGTTTGAAACGAGCAATCCTTTGTTATCTACTTTCCATTTTAAAGGGTGCAATCTTTCGGTAGCCTCATTTTATGGAATGGACCTCCCCCAAACCCCTTTTGAGGATTGCAAATTGCATCAGGTTGATTTCACACAAACAAAATTAAAAGGGTGCTCCTTTTCAGGATCGGATTTAAAGGATGCTACTTTTGACGATACGGATTTGGAGCAAGCTGATTTCAGCTCAGCTGTGAATTTCAATATCGACCCGTCCGTCAATCACCTCAAAAAAAGCAAGTTCAGCAAAGATGGGTTGATCGGTTTGCTAAAAAAATATGATATTGTGGTCACCTAA
- a CDS encoding M28 family peptidase, with the protein MKFSKTLALLLLFFAVYWSYKSLMPSYSPDEDTVQEHFSTDRALFHVKNISIEPHAVGFSGHARVRAYIIAELKKMGLETITQEGYTAGDWGNLSKATNILARIKGSDDGKALLLLSHYDSNPHSSYGASDAGSGVATILEGVRAFLAENKTPKNDIIILITDAEELGLNGADLFVNNHPWAKDVGLVLNFEARGSGGPSYMLIETNRGNGKLIKEFTEANPIYPVANSLAYSIYKMLPNDTDLTVFREDGDIEGFNFAFIDDHFDYHTALDNYERLDRTSLAHQGSYLMPLLHYFSDTNLGNLKSLDDYIYFNLPFFRLVSYPFDWIWPMFGIVVLLFVLLLFDGFRKKKLQLKDTFKGFVPLLLTLAINGIVGYFCWNIITWWYPGFKDMLHGFTYNGHTYIVVYVLFSLAVCFWMYHQFRKTSTPNLLVAPTFVWLIISGLVAYYLPGASFFVIPLFGLLAAFMVTINQEEPNPFLLVFLALPAIFMYSPFIKMFPVGLGLKMMIATTLFTTLLFFLALPFFSKLKNKNTLAYLSLFLFFAFGISSHISSDFNEERPKPSSLLYVYNADENSAIWATYDHSPIGWNNQFLGDQKREPGPDEYKTLSSKYATKLTYIAEAPKKDITLPWIDTVKDTIIGENRILEVCVTPKRNVNRLDVYTNSVPLNIAKVNRIPLSEDFLQKRRNRLVTHYITNNEYTELELSFPKDSVLELSFYEASNDLLSHKDFSIPKRPKTSIPMPFVLNDAILTIKTIKFE; encoded by the coding sequence ATGAAATTCTCAAAAACCCTCGCTCTCCTACTCCTATTTTTTGCAGTGTATTGGAGTTACAAATCCTTGATGCCCTCCTATTCCCCAGATGAGGATACGGTTCAGGAGCACTTTTCCACGGATAGGGCGTTGTTCCATGTTAAAAATATCTCCATTGAACCCCACGCTGTAGGATTTTCAGGCCACGCCCGGGTTAGAGCTTACATCATTGCGGAACTCAAAAAAATGGGACTGGAAACCATTACTCAAGAAGGATATACGGCTGGCGATTGGGGCAATTTGAGCAAAGCCACCAATATCTTGGCCCGAATAAAAGGCTCAGATGATGGAAAAGCACTTTTATTGCTTTCACATTACGATAGTAACCCACACTCTTCCTACGGGGCAAGTGATGCCGGAAGTGGCGTAGCTACCATCTTAGAGGGCGTCAGAGCGTTTTTGGCTGAAAACAAGACCCCTAAAAATGATATCATCATCCTTATTACCGATGCAGAGGAATTGGGACTCAACGGTGCTGACCTTTTTGTGAACAACCATCCTTGGGCCAAAGATGTGGGGCTCGTCCTAAATTTTGAAGCTCGCGGTAGTGGAGGGCCCAGCTACATGCTCATTGAGACCAATCGTGGAAATGGGAAATTGATCAAAGAATTCACAGAGGCCAATCCAATATATCCAGTGGCCAATTCCTTGGCCTATAGTATTTACAAAATGCTGCCCAATGACACAGATTTGACCGTTTTTAGGGAGGATGGCGATATTGAGGGTTTCAATTTTGCTTTTATCGATGATCATTTCGATTATCATACCGCTTTGGACAATTATGAACGGTTGGACAGAACTTCCTTAGCACACCAAGGCAGTTATTTGATGCCCCTCTTGCACTATTTTTCAGATACAAATCTAGGCAATTTGAAAAGCTTGGATGACTACATATATTTTAACCTGCCATTTTTTAGGCTGGTTTCCTATCCATTTGATTGGATTTGGCCCATGTTCGGTATTGTGGTTTTGCTCTTTGTGTTGCTGCTTTTTGATGGATTTCGGAAGAAAAAACTCCAACTAAAGGATACTTTCAAAGGTTTTGTCCCCTTATTGCTCACACTGGCCATCAATGGTATTGTTGGCTATTTCTGTTGGAACATTATCACCTGGTGGTATCCTGGTTTTAAAGACATGCTACATGGGTTCACCTACAACGGACATACCTACATTGTGGTCTATGTGCTATTTTCCTTGGCTGTCTGTTTCTGGATGTACCATCAGTTCCGAAAAACCAGCACACCTAACCTGTTGGTCGCCCCAACTTTTGTTTGGCTGATCATCTCTGGGCTAGTGGCCTACTATTTGCCCGGTGCCAGCTTTTTCGTAATTCCTTTGTTTGGATTGTTGGCCGCTTTTATGGTCACCATCAACCAAGAAGAACCCAATCCTTTTTTGTTGGTGTTTTTGGCACTGCCTGCCATTTTTATGTATTCCCCGTTCATAAAAATGTTTCCCGTAGGGCTGGGATTGAAAATGATGATTGCCACCACTCTGTTCACAACCTTGTTGTTCTTTTTGGCACTGCCCTTTTTCAGCAAACTAAAGAATAAGAATACTCTTGCTTATTTGTCTTTGTTCCTGTTCTTTGCGTTCGGTATTTCGAGCCATATCAGCTCCGACTTTAATGAGGAACGACCCAAACCCAGTAGCTTGCTCTATGTGTACAATGCCGATGAAAACTCTGCCATTTGGGCAACCTATGATCATAGTCCGATTGGATGGAACAACCAATTTTTAGGGGACCAAAAAAGGGAACCTGGGCCTGATGAGTACAAAACCTTATCCAGTAAATATGCCACAAAGCTTACCTATATTGCCGAGGCTCCAAAAAAAGATATTACACTTCCTTGGATAGACACCGTAAAGGACACCATTATTGGTGAAAATCGTATTCTTGAGGTCTGTGTCACCCCAAAACGGAATGTCAATCGCTTGGATGTATATACCAATTCGGTCCCTCTGAACATCGCTAAAGTAAACCGCATTCCATTATCCGAGGACTTTTTACAAAAACGGAGGAACAGATTGGTCACCCATTACATCACAAATAATGAATATACCGAACTGGAACTAAGTTTCCCAAAAGATTCAGTATTGGAATTGTCTTTTTACGAAGCATCCAATGACCTCCTCTCCCATAAAGATTTTAGCATTCCCAAAAGACCAAAAACCAGTATCCCCATGCCTTTTGTTCTAAATGATGCTATATTGACCATAAAAACCATAAAGTTTGAGTGA
- a CDS encoding CBS domain-containing protein, whose translation MAIKSFQGVRSKEESKKKYNAPILVEDYMTKKLVTFTPEQSILEVMEAFAKYHISGGPVLDGNGFLVGIVSEADCMKQISESRYFNQPILDKSVERFMTKNVETIPHDMSIFDAAGVFDRHNRRRLPVMKNDILVGQISRKDIVIAALKLCSHNWK comes from the coding sequence ATGGCTATCAAAAGTTTTCAAGGCGTGCGTTCCAAAGAGGAGTCCAAGAAAAAATACAATGCTCCTATTTTGGTAGAGGACTATATGACCAAAAAGTTGGTTACGTTTACTCCTGAACAGTCCATTTTGGAAGTTATGGAAGCTTTTGCCAAGTACCATATTTCCGGTGGGCCCGTGTTGGATGGCAATGGGTTTTTGGTTGGAATTGTATCTGAAGCGGACTGTATGAAACAGATTTCGGAGAGCAGGTACTTTAATCAACCCATTTTGGACAAAAGCGTAGAGCGTTTCATGACCAAAAACGTGGAGACCATTCCCCATGATATGAGTATTTTTGATGCTGCAGGGGTTTTTGACAGGCACAACAGAAGGCGTTTGCCTGTAATGAAAAACGATATCCTTGTAGGGCAGATCAGTCGCAAGGATATTGTGATAGCAGCATTAAAACTCTGTTCCCATAATTGGAAGTAG
- a CDS encoding outer membrane beta-barrel protein, which produces MKGILPILLIAISVQVSAQKKFSLDINYPLELSDGNSALDGIANARLKYRFLNNESVSLGGSYSMDLMQGSLYTYYSPDSEKRTYYTHHLNVFIEHTLSAANKFRLALGLGYTTQTFYVTTGRDEFTPNVEFPSGVSTTRDSVNGFNINFGASYDLTNSLFIQTYFQYIRLFVENTLFEETIGFNVNRLKFGIGYKF; this is translated from the coding sequence ATGAAAGGAATTTTACCAATTCTACTGATAGCTATCAGCGTTCAAGTATCGGCCCAAAAAAAGTTTAGCTTGGACATCAACTATCCTTTGGAACTCAGTGACGGAAATTCAGCACTGGATGGAATTGCGAATGCTAGATTAAAATACCGCTTCTTGAACAATGAATCAGTCAGTCTTGGAGGGTCCTATTCCATGGATTTGATGCAAGGGTCGCTCTACACATATTATTCGCCAGACTCAGAAAAGAGAACTTATTATACCCATCATTTAAATGTTTTTATAGAACATACCTTAAGTGCGGCCAATAAATTTCGTTTGGCTTTGGGGCTTGGTTATACTACTCAAACCTTTTATGTTACTACCGGGAGAGATGAGTTTACTCCGAATGTTGAGTTTCCCTCGGGTGTTTCCACCACAAGAGATTCCGTAAACGGATTCAATATAAACTTTGGCGCAAGTTACGACCTTACAAATAGTTTGTTTATTCAAACTTATTTTCAATATATCAGGTTGTTTGTTGAAAACACTTTGTTTGAAGAAACTATTGGGTTCAATGTCAATCGACTCAAGTTCGGTATTGGATATAAGTTTTAA